In Aedes albopictus strain Foshan chromosome 3, AalbF5, whole genome shotgun sequence, the following are encoded in one genomic region:
- the LOC134284039 gene encoding uncharacterized protein LOC134284039 isoform X2, giving the protein MESFRPVKQFDTKVDQSQLATEWRKWKRSLEYYLAASGITGQREKRNQLLHLGGPDLQDIFDNLPGIHDVPHVSSDPPFYDVAVQQLDSHFQPCRRRTYERHVFRQISQQQGERFGDFVMKLRVQANRCDFDQDGSSVMESMIIDQIAEKCLSSALRKKILEKDRSLDEVVAIGKTIEDVEQQCKELAAKEGVGRSSTIVNKINRQPFQPSRTSLQTTSQRAFNQSGQFRRRNTYDQPGYRPEVKRNWSNPDNQQPFVTPGRYRQNTDNRICFACGRRGHRKGSSACIARDAQCIKCRTFGHFAKWCTKRINDEPIQDLAPTKRIKTVEESFEKRNCFGNNEITGHDQEICFVMGGNVFRFKVGGIETIMTIDSGAAANIIDLHTWATLQRCGAKLVYSPDVDRSFKAYGSDSPLRMIGMFVAEIEAVDNKVDATFYIAENETQSLLGDETAKKLKVLKKL; this is encoded by the coding sequence ATGGAATCGTTCAGACCGGTTAAACAGTTCGACACCAAGGTGGATCAATCCCAGCTGGCAACGGAGTGGCGTAAGTGGAAGCGGAGCCTGGAGTACTACTTGGCCGCCAGTGGAATCACTGGCCAACGAGAGAAACGAAATCAGCTCTTGCACCTGGGAGGACCCGACCTTCaggacattttcgataacctgcccGGAATTCATGACGTTCCGCATGTGTCTTCTGATCCACCATTCTACGACGTGGCCGTCCAACAGTTAGATTCCCATTTCCAGCCATGTCGCCGGCGCACGTATGAAAGACACGTATTCCGCCAGATTTCTCAGCAGCAAGGAGAGCGCTTCGGAGATTTCGTCATGAAGCTGCGTGTACAAGCAAATCGGTGTGATTTTGATCAGGATGGAAGTTCGGTCATGGAAAGCATGATTATCGATCAAATAGCTGAGAAATGTCTTTCTTCAGCACTTcgaaagaaaatcctagagaaagatCGGTCTCTTGATGAAGTGGTGGCTATAGGTAAAACAATAGAAGATGTCGAACAACAATGCAAGGAACTGGCTGCAAAAGAGGGGGTCGGCAGGTCTTCGACGATCGTGAATAAGATAAATCGACAGCCCTTTCAGCCTTCGAGAACATCGTTGCAGACAACCTCACAGCGCGCCTTCAATCAGTCAGGACAATTTCGGCGGCGCAACACCTACGACCAACCCGGATACAGACCAGAAGTGAAACGTAATTGGAGCAACCCCGACAATCAGCAACCATTCGTAACACCTGGAAGATATCGCCAAAATACCGACAACAGAATTTGTTTTGCGTGTGGCCGTCGAGGACATCGCAAGGGCAGTTCAGCTTGTATCGCTCGTGATGCGCAATGCATCAAGTGTCGAACATTCGGTCATTTCGCAAAATGGTGCACAAAGAGGATTAACGATGAACCAATACAAGACCTGGCTCCAACAAAACGCATCAAGACGGTAGAGGAGTCCTTTGAGAAgcgaaattgctttggaaataaCGAAATTACGGGACACGATCAAGAGATTTGTTTCGTTATGGGAGGAAATGTATTCCGATTCAAAGTGGGTGGCATTGAGACCATAATGACAATCGACTCTGGAGCAGCGGCAAATATTATCGATCTTCATACTTGGGCGACGCTACAAAGGTGCGGAGCAAAACTGGTCTACAGCCCTGACGTGGATCGCTCATTCAAAGCCTACGGTTCAGATTCTCCCCTGCGTATGATTGGAATGTTCGTAGCAGAAATAGAAGCAGTCGATAACAAGGTGGATGCGACATTCTACATTGCTGAAAATGAAACGCAAAGCCTTCTTGGTGATGAAACGGCTAAAAAGCTCAAAGTGTTGAAGAAGCTATAA
- the LOC134284039 gene encoding uncharacterized protein K02A2.6-like isoform X1 yields MRRANQAVIRETHPLPIVEELFGSIHGAVRFSKLDIREAYHQVEISERSREITTFIAKQGLYRYKRLMFGISCAPELFQKVMESIVAGLDGVVVYLDDVMVTGRTQKEHDERLHALLARLKEYGILLNEEKCLYNVPKIEFVGHELSSTGIRPTENRIEAIKTFRAPRNLSELRSFLGLITYVGRFIPSLADKTEPLRQLLRTGEKFAWKSQHSDGFEGIRKAVTETDFLGYYDPKDLCIVMTDASPTGLGAVLLQQSSDVYRRIISIASKALTDVEQKYFQTEKEALSLVWAVDRFQLYLLGKRFQLVTDCKLLLFLFKERSKPCARIERWVLRLQAYNFKVVYQPGSNNLADSLPRLSIMDPVPFSSSDEGCILQLAVAGIPNAISVKEVEEETMKDKGLQNVLECLETGIWNEIAKDFKPFRSELCRVGNLLLRGDRLVIPTQLKSIILDIAHESHPRIVVMKRRLRHKVWWPQMDTEVESYVKKCKNCTLVLAPSPPMIRTKLSDKAWMDLAIDFVGPLPSGHNLLVIVDYFSRFTEVVIMRQITASMTVKALHEIFCRFGMPDSIKTDNGLQFISTELQDFCKQFGIEHRKTTPYWPQANGVVDRINRSIGKRLKISQETSGSDWQWDLRSFILMHNSTPHSTTGVAPSLLMFGRKIKDKLPGLLMKDTKILEEIQDRDCLQKMKGAVYADNRRFAKPNDLQEGDVVVTKRMQKENKLSTPFDPEEYIVVSRSGSDVTLKSNESGRVIHRNVSHLKKIFSDGNVTCETPEAIMNPTDQYDHSKQTSSSTDDTTSGERDSNRSRTAEVNRDRIPHNFPTPRDESNARPKREVKHPVYLKDYKVNSLD; encoded by the coding sequence ATGCGGCGCGCGAACCAAGCGGTTATTCGAGAGACGCATCCGTTACCGATAGTTGAAGAACTTTTCGGTAGCATTCATGGAGCAGTACGGTTCTCAAAACTGGACATTCGTGAGGCGTATCACCAAGTAGAGATTTCTGAGCGTTCAAGGGAGATAACAACTTTCATAGCTAAGCAAGGACTGTACAGATACAAAAGGCTAATGTTTGGCATCAGTTGCGCGCCGGAATTATTCCAAAAGGTGATGGAGTCCATCGTGGCGGGTTTGGATGGTGTGGTCGTTTATTTGGATGATGTAATGGTCACAGGGCGTACTCAAAAGGAGCATGATGAAAGGCTACATGCTCTTTTGGCTCGTCTAAAGGAATACGGAATTTTGCTGAACGAAGAAAAATGTTTGTATAATGTTCCTAAAATAGAGTTTGTTGGCCACGAGTTGTCCAGTACCGGTATTCGCCCAACAGAGAACAGGATCGAAGCCATCAAAACATTCAGAGCTCCGAGGAATTTGTCGGAGCTACGTAGTTTCCTGGGGCTAATCACATATGTGGGTCGATTTATACCTTCTCTGGCCGACAAGACAGAACCATTGCGACAACTATTACGTACGGGTGAGAAATTTGCTTGGAAATCGCAGCATTCCGATGGGTTTGAAGGGATCAGGAAAGCGGTAACCGAAACGGATTTTCTCGGTTACTATGATCCTAAGGATCTCTGCATTGTGATGACCGATGCAAGTCCCACAGGTCTGGGAGCTGTTTTGCTGCAGCAAAGCTCCGACGTGTACAGACGAATAATATCAATTGCCAGCAAAGCCCTTACTGACGTCGAGCAAAAATATTTCCAAACAGAAAAAGAAGCCCTCTCTTTGGTTTGGGCGGTCGACAGGTTTCAGCTATATCTGCTGGGCAAAAGATTCCAACTGGTGACCGACTGCAAACTTCTTCTTTTTCTGTTCAAAGAAAGATCCAAACCCTGCGCTAGAATCGAACGTTGGGTTCTGCGCTTGCAGGCTTACAACTTCAAAGTAGTTTACCAGCCTGGATCGAACAATTTGGCTGATTCACTTCCCAGATTGTCAATAATGGACCCAGTCCCTTTTAGTAGTTCAGATGAAGGCTGCATACTACAACTAGCGGTAGCAGGAATTCCAAACGCCATATCAGTGAAAGAGGTCGAAGAAGAAACTATGAAAGACAAGGGACTACAAAATGTCCTAGAATGTTTGGAAACCGGGATATGGAACGAGATTGCTAAGGACTTCAAACCTTTCAGATCGGAACTATGTAGAGTTGGAAACCTTCTTCTGAGAGGCGACAGACTGGTCATTCCCACACAGCTAAAGTCAATAATTCTAGACATTGCCCATGAGTCGCATCCAAGAATAGTGGTTATGAAGAGAAGGTTGCGGCACAAAGTTTGGTGGCCCCAAATGGATACGGAAGTCGAATCGTACGTGAAGAAGTGTAAAAATTGTACTCTTGTATTAGCACCGAGTCCCCCGATGATCCGAACAAAACTGTCAGATAAAGCCTGGATGGACCTTGCAATTGACTTCGTAGGACCTTTACCATCTGGCCACAATTTGCTTGTGATTGTAGACTATTTCAGTCGTTTCACTGAAGTGGTCATTATGCGACAAATTACGGCAAGCATGACTGTTAAGGCACTGCACGAAATATTTTGCCGTTTTGGTATGCCGGACTCAATAAAAACCGACAATGGACTCCAGTTTATCAGCACCGAACTTCAAGACTTTTGTAAACAATTTGGCATTGAGCACAGAAAAACGACTCCCTACTGGCCTCAAGCCAATGGAGTGGTAGACAGAATCAACCGCTCCATTGGAAAAAGATTGAAGATCAGCCAAGAAACGTCTGGATCCGATTGGCAGTGGGATCTGAGGTCATTCATTCTCATGCATAACTCAACACCACATTCCACAACCGGCGTAGCACCCTCTCTCCTGATGTTTGGGAGGAAGATCAAGGATAAGCTTCCAGGATTGCTGATGAAAGACACCAAAATCCTCGAGGAGATTCAAGATCGGGACTGTTTGCAGAAAATGAAAGGAGCCGTATACGCAGATAATCGACGATTCGCTAAACCAAATGATCTACAAGAAGGTGATGTGGTGGTAACAAAGCGTATGCAGAAAGAAAACAAATTGTCTACGCCATTTGACCCTGAAGAATACATTGTCGTTTCTCGTAGTGGTTCAGATGTGACATTGAAGTCAAATGAAAGCGGGAGGGTTATTCATCGAAATGTGTCTCACCTTAAAAAGATCTTTTCAGATGGAAACGTCACTTGTGAAACCCCGGAAGCGATCATGAACCCCACGGACCAATACGACCATTCGAAGCAGACGTCATCAAGCACAGATGACACCACGTCCGGCGAGCGCGATTCAAACCGATCAAGAACTGCTGAAGTAAACCGAGACCGTATTCCACACAACTTTCCAACCCCAAGAGATGAATCGAATGCCCGTCCAAAACGAGAAGTAAAACATCCGGTTTATTTGAAAGATTACAAAGTTAATAGCCTTGATTAG